A single region of the Ictalurus punctatus breed USDA103 chromosome 26, Coco_2.0, whole genome shotgun sequence genome encodes:
- the irs2a gene encoding insulin receptor substrate 2a encodes MASPPLTGGTSLSNVNMYSNNVKKSGYLKKQKHGHRRFFVLKEQSDCLPARLEYYESEKKWKNKSAAKRVVSLDSCLSINKRADAKHRYLIALYTKDEYFAVAAENESEQESWYRDLTNLMNEGKVYDSAVTNSASSLVGFDEGNYGMITPVNAAYKEVWQVNLKSKGLGQTRNITGVYRLCLSSRSISFVKLNTEVPSVSLQLMNIRRCGHSDSFFFIEVGRSASTGPGELWMQADDSVVAQNIHETILEAMKAMKESSEFRPRSKSQSSGSNPISVPTRRNLNNLPPSQTGLVRRSRTDSVAATSPINKFTSCRIRTASEGEGTMARPVSMSVSENGSPTVRNHMSRSNTVSVGCRTFEASLLHHNRSMSMSVPVSHSRSSPISPLSLSSTSVNGSTSTSAVHKPSSCSGSVSGSPSDTGFLSCDEYGSSPGDAKYNASNRSNTPSSFSGTPPSRESTDIHGYTMMESPSSHSLNKVQASSREKLDLEKLYRKRTYSLTAPQQPKTPSQQSSASLDEYMLMWAVYANGHTGQSTHTVSPKVSYPEDYGDLEIGSSRGSVSNQGDDGYMPMTPGGALQGSKNDHYVPMSPMCVSAPKQIINPRSHPQTTGRQGTINSPSTGSLEDNGYMRMWSGSKSSLDSTDARVTNGEYMNMSPVDLHVSATPPDYFLGGCAPAQRPSSLLNLNKHEGPKREEDQYVLMCPQGHKRGEETNCNAMFMANPGLSFSSPSTLLPLRHSRNDGLLHRARVSRQNRLSLDTLRMLPRMNEHPLPSEPKSPGEYINIDFSDTARYSLPSGSVESQASSPSLGSIRRRSPLCDYMNLDLNSHSPKSEETLASSLHDIPELTNCPCSSDDGTYVPDEQNSSCSPSTRKDDYAEMKFDNATSIITENDETDMASPTNRVQRLILSDKSMPGIGAFLLPNSTVDPDGEAKVIRADPRGRRRHSSETFSSTTTVMPVFPSFAHSCKRHSSASVENVSVRSSEGSDEECGSPMCKETSAGFQDGLNYIALNLMENREFGNCENMMGFKPIGCYKGGLNGLHDSPYVSLGFKETVTTVKD; translated from the exons ATGGCGAGTCCGCCACTAACGGGAGGGACCTCGTTATCAAACGTCAACATGTATTCAAACAACGTCAAGAAAAGTGGATACCTTAAAAAACAGAAGCACGGACACcggaggttttttgttttgaaagagCAGAGTGACTGCTTGCCAGCGCGGTTGGAGTATTATGAGAGCGAgaagaaatggaaaaacaaatcaGCTGCGAAAAGAGTCGTCTCTCTTGACTCGTGTTTGAGCATAAACAAGCGCGCAGACGCGAAACACAGGTACTTGATCGCTCTGTATACCAAGGACGAATATTTTGCTGTAGCTGCTGAAAACGAAAGCGAACAGGAGAGCTGGTACAGGGACCTCACCAATTTAATGAATGAGGGAAAAGTGTATGACAGCGCAGTGACCAACTCGGCGTCCTCTTTAGTGGGCTTTGACGAGGGTAATTACGGTATGATTACTCCAGTGAACGCCGCTTACAAAGAGGTATGGCAGGTGAATTTGAAATCTAAAGGACTTGGACAGACTAGAAACATCACGGGAGTTTACAGGTTGTGTTTGTCAAGTCGGTCAATTAGCTTTGTGAAACTGAACACTGAAGTTCCATCTGTCAGCCTGCAGCTAATGAACATAAGGCGATGTGGTCATTCTGACAGCTTTTTCTTCATCGAGGTGGGCAGGTCTGCTTCTACTGGCCCCGGGGAGCTTTGGATGCAGGCGGATGACTCTGTAGTGGCACAGAACATACATGAGACAATTTTAGAGGCTATGAAAGCAATGAAAGAATCGTCAGAGTTCAGACCGCGCAGCAAAAGCCAGTCTTCAGGCTCCAACCCCATATCTGTACCCACTCGGAGGAACTTGAACAATTTGCCTCCCAGTCAGACAGGGTTGGTAAGGAGGTCAAGGACAGACAGTGTGGCAGCAACGTCGCCTATCAACAAGTTTACTTCCTGTCGGATACGTACAGCCAGTGAGGGCGAAGGCACCATGGCGAGGCCAGTATCCATGTCGGTATCGGAAAACGGAAGCCCCACTGTCCGGAACCACATGAGTAGGTCCAACACTGTTTCCGTGGGATGCCGTACATTCGAAGCATCACTTCTACATCACAACCGATCCATGTCTATGTCTGTGCCTGTATCTCATTCACGTTCATCTCCAATAAGCCCACTGAGCCTCTCCTCTACTAGCGTGAATGGCTCTACCTCCACCTCAGCAGTACATAAACCTTCAAGTTGCAGTGGCTCTGTCTCAGGGTCACCCAGCGACACTGGCTTCCTGTCATGTGATGAGTACGGGTCCAGCCCAGGGGATGCAAAATACAATGCATCCAACCGGAGCAATACACCTTCATCCTTTTCTGGGACGCCCCCTTCCCGTGAAAGCACAGATATCCACGGTTACACGATGATGGAGAGTCCATCAAGCCACTCCTTGAATAAGGTCCAGGCCTCCAGCAGAGAGAAGTTGGACTTGGAGAAGCTATACAGGAAGAGAACATACTCCCTTACAGCACCACAACAACCTAAGACCCCCTCTCAGCAGTCATCAGCCTCACTTGATGAATATATGTTGATGTGGGCGGTTTACGCTAATGGCCACACTGGGCAGAGCACACACACCGTTTCTCCAAAGGTTTCATACCCTGAGGATTATGGGGACCTTGAAATTGGCTCCAGCAGGGGTTCTGTCAGTAACCAAGGTGATGATGGCTACATGCCCATGACACCAGGTGGGGCACTACAGGGCAGCAAAAATGACCACTATGTGCCCATGAGCCCCATGTGTGTCTCGGCCCCCAAGCAGATCATCAATCCTAGGTCCCACCCTCAGACTACTGGTAGGCAAGGCACAATTAATTCTCCCAGTACTGGTTCACTAGAGGACAATGGTTACATGAGGATGTGGTCTGGCTCCAAATCCTCACTGGACAGTACTGATGCCAGAGTGACAAATGGGGAGTATATGAACATGTCGCCTGTTGATCTGCATGTCTCAGCAACTCCACCAGATTATTTTCTTGGAGGGTGTGCGCCAGCACAGCGACCCTCTTCCTTGCTAAATTTGAACAAACATGAAGGTCCTAAAAGAGAAGAGGACCAGTATGTTTTAATGTGCCCTCAGGGGCATAAGCGAGGAGAGGAGACAAACTGCAATGCCATGTTTATGGCAAACCCTGGGCTATCGTTTTCCAGCCCATCCACTCTTCTCCCACTCAGGCATAGTCGGAATGATGGACTGTTGCACCGAGCACGAGTCAGCAGACAGAACAGATTATCTCTGGATACTCTAAGGATGCTCCCAAGAATGAACGAACATCCCCTCCCCAGTGAGCCAAAAAGCCCAGGGGAGTATATCAATATAGACTTCAGTGACACTGCACGGTACTCCTTGCCCTCTGGATCAGTGGAGAGCCAGGCTTCATCACCTAGCCTTGGCAGCATAAGAAGAAGATCCCCACTTTGTGACTACATGAACCTTGACCTAAACTCACATTCCCCAAAATCAGAAGAAACCCTTGCTAGTTCCTTACATGATATCCCGGAGCTCACCAACTGTCCATGCTCATCTGACGATGGAACGTATGTCCCTGATGAGCAGAACTCCTCCTGTTCACCCAGCACAAGGAAAGATGATTATGCTGAGATGAAGTTTGATAATGCCACCTCCATCATCACGGAGAATGATGAAACTGATATGGCTAGCCCCACTAACAGGGTACAGCGACTTATTCTGAGTGACAAGAGCATGCCAGGAATAGGAGCATTCCTCTTACCCAACTCCACAGTCGACCCTGATGGAGAGGCAAAGGTGATCCGAGCTGACCCACGCGGTCGAAGACGGCACAGCTCGGAGACCTTCTCGTCCACCACCACTGTAATGCCAGTGTTTCCTTCTTTCGCCCACAGTTGCAAGCGGCATAGTTCTGCCTCTGTCGAGAATGTCTCGGTCCGGAGCAGCGAGGGTTCTGATGAGGAATGCGGCAGTCCCATGTGCAAAGAGACTTCTGCTGGGTTCCAGGATGGTCTGAATTACATCGCCTTAAACCTCATGGAAAATAGAGAGTTTGGGAACTGTGAAAACATGATGGGATTCAAACCTATCGGTTGCTACAAAGGAGGGCTAAATGGTCTACACGACAGCCCATATGTTTCGCTGGGATTCAAGGAGACAGTGACCACTGTAAAAG atTGA